The Solicola gregarius DNA window GGAATCTGCCTTTGGCCGCACCGTCTGAGCCAAAGGCAGATTCCTTCCTCCGCCTGAGCCGACGTTGAGATGTGTCGGCCTAGTCGTCGAGCTCCAGCTCGGCCATTCGCGACCAACCGTCGCCGGGCATATCGACGTTGATGATGTCCGGCGTCGTCGCCAGCATCGGACGCATCGTGTCGAGCCCGGCCTGGAAGTGCGGGTTCGACACGTGATCGGCACCGGCGTCGGCATCGCGGAACGCCTCGACGAGCACGAACTCGTCGGGATCGTCGACGCTGCGTGACCAGTCGAACCAGAGGTTGCCCGGCTCGCCGCGCGTGGCCTCGGTGAACGGTCGAACGCGATCCAGCCACTCGTCGCGGTGCTCGGACTTGACCGTGAACCTGACGACGATGAAGATCATGCTGCTCCTCCGAGTTGGGGTTGGGCGCTCGTGTCTGGCGCAGGACCCTATCGTGCGCTGAGCGCCCGGTTCGCGACGAGTGCACCGTGCCGCACGGCGCGTTCGAGATCCCAGCGGTGCTTCGCGAACAGCGCCTTCGGGAAGGAGATCGCGACCGAGGCGACCACCTCGCCCGCAGGCGTACGTACGGGCGCTGCCATGCAGGCGATCCGGTCCTGGAACTCGCCGATCTCGAGTGCGA harbors:
- a CDS encoding putative quinol monooxygenase encodes the protein MIFIVVRFTVKSEHRDEWLDRVRPFTEATRGEPGNLWFDWSRSVDDPDEFVLVEAFRDADAGADHVSNPHFQAGLDTMRPMLATTPDIINVDMPGDGWSRMAELELDD